From Tubulanus polymorphus chromosome 9, tnTubPoly1.2, whole genome shotgun sequence, a single genomic window includes:
- the LOC141910802 gene encoding LIM and senescent cell antigen-like-containing domain protein 1 isoform X1: MASTKIHLQSLNKNNESPLFRRRSQKASQQRIPTPPPPPPNRPTDLHLQYTVNDIPPQLPPRPKDSVYFPDDENRNNDTNMSLGNAVCTRCGDGFSAHEKIVNSNGEIWHTECFVCAQCFRPFPEGIFYEFESRKYCEHDFHVLFTPCCGKCSEFIVGRVIKAMNNNWHPDCFRCEICHSILADAGFVKNAGRALCRECNAKEKASGTGKYVCHKCHSIIEEGHIKYKGDVFHPYHFNCTSCSIELNSDAREKNGELYCLRCHDKMGIPICGACRRPIEERVVHALGKAWHVEHFVCAKCEKPFLGSRHYEKKGMAYCETHYHQLFGNICFVCNTVISGDVFSALNKAWCGNHFACAFCDKKMSHKTRFYEYDLRPACKNCYEKFPSELKKRLKKEYDSQPKK, translated from the exons atggccTCGactaaaattcatcttcaatcGTTGAACAAAAACAATGAAAGTCCGTTGTTTCGGCGTAGGAGTCAAAAAGCGTCGCAACAGCGTATTCctacgccgccgccgccgccgcctaACCGTCCGACCGATTTACACCTTCAATACACCGTTAACGATATACCGCCGCAGCTTCCTCCGCGGCCGAAAGATTCCGTTTATTTCCCGGACGACGAAAATAGGAACAATGA CACGAATATGAGTTTAGGAAACGCAGTTTGTACGCGGTGCGGAGATGGATTCAGCGCGCACGAGAAAATCGTCAATTCAAACGGTGAAATTTGGCACACCGAGTGCTTCGT TTGCGCTCAGTGTTTTCGACCGTTTCCTGAAGGTATTTTTTACGAGTTTGAAAGTCGGAAATACTGCGAACACGATTTCCACGTGCTGTTCACTCCGTGCTGTGGGAAATGCA GTGAGTTTATAGTCGGACGCGTGATTAAAGCGATGAATAATAACTGGCATCCCGACTGTTTTCGATGTGAAATATGCCATTCGATTCTCGCCGACGCCGGATTCGTTAAGAACGCTGGCAGAGCCCTCTGTAGGGAATGTAACGCGAAAGAGAAGGCATCGGGAACAGGAAAATATGTGTGTCATAAATGCCA tTCGATAATAGAAGAAGgacatataaaatataaaggAGATGTCTTCCATCCCTATCATTTTAATTGTACATCATGCAG TATTGAACTAAATTCGGACGCGCGCGAAAAAAATGGCGAATTATATTGTTTACGTTGCCATGACAAAATGGGTATCCCTATTTGCGGGGCGTGTCGGCGACCGATCGAGGAACGCGTTGTCCATGCTTTAGGGAAAGCCTGGCATGTAGAG CATTTTGTTTGCGCGAAGTGTGAAAAACCGTTTTTAGGTTCGCGTCATTACGAGAAGAAAGGAATGGCTTATTGCGAAACTCATTATCATCAGTTATTCGGAAATATATGCTTCGTGTGCAATACAGTTATATCTGGAGACG TATTCTCAGCTTTGAATAAAGCCTGGTGCGGAAATCATTTTGCGTGCGCATTCTGTGACAAGAAAATGAGCCATAA AACGCGCTTTTACGAATACGATCTGCGGCCGGCGTGTAAAAACTGTTACGAGAAATTCCCGTCGGAATTGAAAAAGCGTCTGAAAAAAGAGTACGACAGTCAACCTAAAAAGTGA
- the LOC141910802 gene encoding LIM and senescent cell antigen-like-containing domain protein 1 isoform X2 encodes MSSYLTVPNQTSPTAVPMFENIFEKILIKSKPCTNMSLGNAVCTRCGDGFSAHEKIVNSNGEIWHTECFVCAQCFRPFPEGIFYEFESRKYCEHDFHVLFTPCCGKCSEFIVGRVIKAMNNNWHPDCFRCEICHSILADAGFVKNAGRALCRECNAKEKASGTGKYVCHKCHSIIEEGHIKYKGDVFHPYHFNCTSCSIELNSDAREKNGELYCLRCHDKMGIPICGACRRPIEERVVHALGKAWHVEHFVCAKCEKPFLGSRHYEKKGMAYCETHYHQLFGNICFVCNTVISGDVFSALNKAWCGNHFACAFCDKKMSHKTRFYEYDLRPACKNCYEKFPSELKKRLKKEYDSQPKK; translated from the exons CACGAATATGAGTTTAGGAAACGCAGTTTGTACGCGGTGCGGAGATGGATTCAGCGCGCACGAGAAAATCGTCAATTCAAACGGTGAAATTTGGCACACCGAGTGCTTCGT TTGCGCTCAGTGTTTTCGACCGTTTCCTGAAGGTATTTTTTACGAGTTTGAAAGTCGGAAATACTGCGAACACGATTTCCACGTGCTGTTCACTCCGTGCTGTGGGAAATGCA GTGAGTTTATAGTCGGACGCGTGATTAAAGCGATGAATAATAACTGGCATCCCGACTGTTTTCGATGTGAAATATGCCATTCGATTCTCGCCGACGCCGGATTCGTTAAGAACGCTGGCAGAGCCCTCTGTAGGGAATGTAACGCGAAAGAGAAGGCATCGGGAACAGGAAAATATGTGTGTCATAAATGCCA tTCGATAATAGAAGAAGgacatataaaatataaaggAGATGTCTTCCATCCCTATCATTTTAATTGTACATCATGCAG TATTGAACTAAATTCGGACGCGCGCGAAAAAAATGGCGAATTATATTGTTTACGTTGCCATGACAAAATGGGTATCCCTATTTGCGGGGCGTGTCGGCGACCGATCGAGGAACGCGTTGTCCATGCTTTAGGGAAAGCCTGGCATGTAGAG CATTTTGTTTGCGCGAAGTGTGAAAAACCGTTTTTAGGTTCGCGTCATTACGAGAAGAAAGGAATGGCTTATTGCGAAACTCATTATCATCAGTTATTCGGAAATATATGCTTCGTGTGCAATACAGTTATATCTGGAGACG TATTCTCAGCTTTGAATAAAGCCTGGTGCGGAAATCATTTTGCGTGCGCATTCTGTGACAAGAAAATGAGCCATAA AACGCGCTTTTACGAATACGATCTGCGGCCGGCGTGTAAAAACTGTTACGAGAAATTCCCGTCGGAATTGAAAAAGCGTCTGAAAAAAGAGTACGACAGTCAACCTAAAAAGTGA
- the LOC141910802 gene encoding LIM and senescent cell antigen-like-containing domain protein 1 isoform X4 — protein MTGSTNMSLGNAVCTRCGDGFSAHEKIVNSNGEIWHTECFVCAQCFRPFPEGIFYEFESRKYCEHDFHVLFTPCCGKCSEFIVGRVIKAMNNNWHPDCFRCEICHSILADAGFVKNAGRALCRECNAKEKASGTGKYVCHKCHSIIEEGHIKYKGDVFHPYHFNCTSCSIELNSDAREKNGELYCLRCHDKMGIPICGACRRPIEERVVHALGKAWHVEHFVCAKCEKPFLGSRHYEKKGMAYCETHYHQLFGNICFVCNTVISGDVFSALNKAWCGNHFACAFCDKKMSHKTRFYEYDLRPACKNCYEKFPSELKKRLKKEYDSQPKK, from the exons CACGAATATGAGTTTAGGAAACGCAGTTTGTACGCGGTGCGGAGATGGATTCAGCGCGCACGAGAAAATCGTCAATTCAAACGGTGAAATTTGGCACACCGAGTGCTTCGT TTGCGCTCAGTGTTTTCGACCGTTTCCTGAAGGTATTTTTTACGAGTTTGAAAGTCGGAAATACTGCGAACACGATTTCCACGTGCTGTTCACTCCGTGCTGTGGGAAATGCA GTGAGTTTATAGTCGGACGCGTGATTAAAGCGATGAATAATAACTGGCATCCCGACTGTTTTCGATGTGAAATATGCCATTCGATTCTCGCCGACGCCGGATTCGTTAAGAACGCTGGCAGAGCCCTCTGTAGGGAATGTAACGCGAAAGAGAAGGCATCGGGAACAGGAAAATATGTGTGTCATAAATGCCA tTCGATAATAGAAGAAGgacatataaaatataaaggAGATGTCTTCCATCCCTATCATTTTAATTGTACATCATGCAG TATTGAACTAAATTCGGACGCGCGCGAAAAAAATGGCGAATTATATTGTTTACGTTGCCATGACAAAATGGGTATCCCTATTTGCGGGGCGTGTCGGCGACCGATCGAGGAACGCGTTGTCCATGCTTTAGGGAAAGCCTGGCATGTAGAG CATTTTGTTTGCGCGAAGTGTGAAAAACCGTTTTTAGGTTCGCGTCATTACGAGAAGAAAGGAATGGCTTATTGCGAAACTCATTATCATCAGTTATTCGGAAATATATGCTTCGTGTGCAATACAGTTATATCTGGAGACG TATTCTCAGCTTTGAATAAAGCCTGGTGCGGAAATCATTTTGCGTGCGCATTCTGTGACAAGAAAATGAGCCATAA AACGCGCTTTTACGAATACGATCTGCGGCCGGCGTGTAAAAACTGTTACGAGAAATTCCCGTCGGAATTGAAAAAGCGTCTGAAAAAAGAGTACGACAGTCAACCTAAAAAGTGA
- the LOC141910802 gene encoding LIM and senescent cell antigen-like-containing domain protein 1 isoform X3 yields MDITNFSGTNMSLGNAVCTRCGDGFSAHEKIVNSNGEIWHTECFVCAQCFRPFPEGIFYEFESRKYCEHDFHVLFTPCCGKCSEFIVGRVIKAMNNNWHPDCFRCEICHSILADAGFVKNAGRALCRECNAKEKASGTGKYVCHKCHSIIEEGHIKYKGDVFHPYHFNCTSCSIELNSDAREKNGELYCLRCHDKMGIPICGACRRPIEERVVHALGKAWHVEHFVCAKCEKPFLGSRHYEKKGMAYCETHYHQLFGNICFVCNTVISGDVFSALNKAWCGNHFACAFCDKKMSHKTRFYEYDLRPACKNCYEKFPSELKKRLKKEYDSQPKK; encoded by the exons CACGAATATGAGTTTAGGAAACGCAGTTTGTACGCGGTGCGGAGATGGATTCAGCGCGCACGAGAAAATCGTCAATTCAAACGGTGAAATTTGGCACACCGAGTGCTTCGT TTGCGCTCAGTGTTTTCGACCGTTTCCTGAAGGTATTTTTTACGAGTTTGAAAGTCGGAAATACTGCGAACACGATTTCCACGTGCTGTTCACTCCGTGCTGTGGGAAATGCA GTGAGTTTATAGTCGGACGCGTGATTAAAGCGATGAATAATAACTGGCATCCCGACTGTTTTCGATGTGAAATATGCCATTCGATTCTCGCCGACGCCGGATTCGTTAAGAACGCTGGCAGAGCCCTCTGTAGGGAATGTAACGCGAAAGAGAAGGCATCGGGAACAGGAAAATATGTGTGTCATAAATGCCA tTCGATAATAGAAGAAGgacatataaaatataaaggAGATGTCTTCCATCCCTATCATTTTAATTGTACATCATGCAG TATTGAACTAAATTCGGACGCGCGCGAAAAAAATGGCGAATTATATTGTTTACGTTGCCATGACAAAATGGGTATCCCTATTTGCGGGGCGTGTCGGCGACCGATCGAGGAACGCGTTGTCCATGCTTTAGGGAAAGCCTGGCATGTAGAG CATTTTGTTTGCGCGAAGTGTGAAAAACCGTTTTTAGGTTCGCGTCATTACGAGAAGAAAGGAATGGCTTATTGCGAAACTCATTATCATCAGTTATTCGGAAATATATGCTTCGTGTGCAATACAGTTATATCTGGAGACG TATTCTCAGCTTTGAATAAAGCCTGGTGCGGAAATCATTTTGCGTGCGCATTCTGTGACAAGAAAATGAGCCATAA AACGCGCTTTTACGAATACGATCTGCGGCCGGCGTGTAAAAACTGTTACGAGAAATTCCCGTCGGAATTGAAAAAGCGTCTGAAAAAAGAGTACGACAGTCAACCTAAAAAGTGA
- the LOC141911178 gene encoding mid1-interacting protein 1-like, translating to MPGLFEPPLHHARSLIMDDTTAPQTSTDRRFNTVLEDSSKQSLLNAMNKFVTAVNAMDDTVMIPSRLLDLPVCDETTPAAAPPAVAGSANAKSSPPTNGKKQMISMNKLSKCDLYSFYVMLNTIKTDLVDGPASDDEDESEGSEDGASIQSDSRFAEVDEQSRQLAGAFRHHLQGLFHVLHQLTDTADHVSTRYQTEINKF from the coding sequence ATGCCTGGACTTTTCGAACCACCTCTACACCACGCACGTTCGCTAATCATGGATGATACAACAGCTCCTCAAACCAGCACCGATCGTCGTTTCAACACTGTGCTGGAAGATAGCAGCAAACAGTCGTTATTGAACGCTATGAATAAATTCGTCACGGCCGTCAATGCGATGGACGATACGGTGATGATTCCTTCCAGATTGTTGGATTTACCTGTTTGCGACGAGACTACACCGGCAGCCGCACCTCCAGCCGTGGCTGGATCTGCCAACGCGAAATCATCACCGCCGACGAACGGtaaaaaacaaatgatttctatgaacaaattGTCGAAATGCGATCTGTACAGTTTCTACGTGATGTTGAATACGATAAAGACTGATTTGGTCGACGGACCGGCTTCCGACGACGAGGACGAGTCCGAAGGAAGCGAGGACGGCGCATCGATTCAATCCGACAGTCGTTTCGCCGAAGTTGACGAACAATCGCGTCAATTAGCCGGAGCATTCCGTCACCATTTACAGGGATTATTCCACGTGCTTCATCAGTTAACTGATACAGCCGACCACGTGTCGACTAGATACCAGACCGAGATCAACAAATTCTAA
- the LOC141911021 gene encoding protein FAM124A-like isoform X2 gives MKKWTVIRSHRDSDGNRSLSSNNSSFSSEGTGTPFYSSLDSSSISDTDHRAERVRYRPVGGACVRLSVHPRERAKITDYYRQILNWVKPELPLVHVDSTYTHKLYFGRAPTTAVTSQYPSLAIVVFIKEPGLFASKRLNSINKHFNCAPWCLHHSDSLNQSGLRTSDENKLDYFCLSSDLPLCAFRVVHCGKERVRFTRFVSKENWDDMLELYKLIIGHQPVLQRPHFYLFAVSSFPHYDLQFALKLHDSQAPPLKRSDSVTIEFNITGGIGSLVPLLPHVCTQQSDNNRWQTIDHDGNRLQFNVINRSRSRSIGSLTSPSSLQSVLTSSPSGGFFV, from the exons ATGAAGAAATGGACAGTTATCAG GAGTCACAGAGACTCAGATGGCAACAGAAGTCTTTCTTCCAACAACTCTTCGTTCTCCAGTGAAG GGACCGGAACTCCATTTTATTCGTCGCTAGACTCCAGTAGTATCAGTGATACGGATCATCGCGCGGAGAGGGTCAGATATCGACCGGTAGGGGGCGCCTGTGTACGGTTATCGGTTCATCCGCGCGAACGCGCGAAAATCACTGATTACTATCGACAAATCTTAAATTGGGTGAAACCGGAACTTCCGTTAGTCCACGTGGATTCCACTTACACGCATAAACTCTACTTCGGCCGCGCGCCGACGACTGCTGTGACGTCACAATATCCGAGTTTAGCGATCGTCGTATTCATAAAAGAACCCGGATTATTCGCGTCGAAGAGACTGAATTCTATAAACAAGCATTTCAATTGCGCCCCCTGGTGTCTACATCACAGCGACTCGTTAAATCAGTCGGGTCTACGAACTTCCGATGAAAATAAACTCGACTATTTCTGTCTGAGTTCGGACTTGCCCCTGTGCGCGTTTCGCGTCGTGCATTGCGGAAAGGAACGGGTGAGATTCACTCGTTTTGTCTCCAAAGAGAATTGGGATGATATGTTGGAATTATATAAACTGATCATAGGACATCAGCCAGTTTTACAACGCCCGCATTTCTATCTATTCGCCGTTTCGTCCTTCCCGCACTACGATCTACAGTTCGCTCTGAAACTACACGATTCACAAGCGCCACCTTTAAAGCGATCGGACTCGGTGACTATAGAGTTCAATATAACCGGCGGTATAGGCAGTCTGGTACCGCTGCTACCGCACGTATGCACCCAACAATCGGATAATAATCGATGGCAGACGATCGATCACGATGGCAACCGTCTGCAATTCAACGTTATCAATAGGTCAAGGTCGCGATCAATCGGAAGTCTCACATCGCCGTCGTCACTACAATCTGTGCTTACGTCATCACCTAGTGGTGGATTTTTTGTATAA
- the LOC141911021 gene encoding protein FAM124A-like isoform X1: MKKRQTAAIRREIPHFIQRSYIPLNPDGENPRKSAFPPWDYRSHRDSDGNRSLSSNNSSFSSEGTGTPFYSSLDSSSISDTDHRAERVRYRPVGGACVRLSVHPRERAKITDYYRQILNWVKPELPLVHVDSTYTHKLYFGRAPTTAVTSQYPSLAIVVFIKEPGLFASKRLNSINKHFNCAPWCLHHSDSLNQSGLRTSDENKLDYFCLSSDLPLCAFRVVHCGKERVRFTRFVSKENWDDMLELYKLIIGHQPVLQRPHFYLFAVSSFPHYDLQFALKLHDSQAPPLKRSDSVTIEFNITGGIGSLVPLLPHVCTQQSDNNRWQTIDHDGNRLQFNVINRSRSRSIGSLTSPSSLQSVLTSSPSGGFFV; encoded by the exons ATGAAGAAACGGCAAACCGCAGCGATCagaagagaaatcccacacttcatACAGAGGTCGTATATTCCTCTAAATCCGGATGGTGAAAACCCACGGAAATCTGCCTTCCCTCCCTGGGATTACAg GAGTCACAGAGACTCAGATGGCAACAGAAGTCTTTCTTCCAACAACTCTTCGTTCTCCAGTGAAG GGACCGGAACTCCATTTTATTCGTCGCTAGACTCCAGTAGTATCAGTGATACGGATCATCGCGCGGAGAGGGTCAGATATCGACCGGTAGGGGGCGCCTGTGTACGGTTATCGGTTCATCCGCGCGAACGCGCGAAAATCACTGATTACTATCGACAAATCTTAAATTGGGTGAAACCGGAACTTCCGTTAGTCCACGTGGATTCCACTTACACGCATAAACTCTACTTCGGCCGCGCGCCGACGACTGCTGTGACGTCACAATATCCGAGTTTAGCGATCGTCGTATTCATAAAAGAACCCGGATTATTCGCGTCGAAGAGACTGAATTCTATAAACAAGCATTTCAATTGCGCCCCCTGGTGTCTACATCACAGCGACTCGTTAAATCAGTCGGGTCTACGAACTTCCGATGAAAATAAACTCGACTATTTCTGTCTGAGTTCGGACTTGCCCCTGTGCGCGTTTCGCGTCGTGCATTGCGGAAAGGAACGGGTGAGATTCACTCGTTTTGTCTCCAAAGAGAATTGGGATGATATGTTGGAATTATATAAACTGATCATAGGACATCAGCCAGTTTTACAACGCCCGCATTTCTATCTATTCGCCGTTTCGTCCTTCCCGCACTACGATCTACAGTTCGCTCTGAAACTACACGATTCACAAGCGCCACCTTTAAAGCGATCGGACTCGGTGACTATAGAGTTCAATATAACCGGCGGTATAGGCAGTCTGGTACCGCTGCTACCGCACGTATGCACCCAACAATCGGATAATAATCGATGGCAGACGATCGATCACGATGGCAACCGTCTGCAATTCAACGTTATCAATAGGTCAAGGTCGCGATCAATCGGAAGTCTCACATCGCCGTCGTCACTACAATCTGTGCTTACGTCATCACCTAGTGGTGGATTTTTTGTATAA